The following proteins are co-located in the Apium graveolens cultivar Ventura chromosome 5, ASM990537v1, whole genome shotgun sequence genome:
- the LOC141660601 gene encoding zinc finger BED domain-containing protein RICESLEEPER 2-like encodes MFVIRTEKLGKFNKYWGDPNKMNNFLFIAVVLDPRHKLQFVVYMLKHMYGEEAAGGGGGSMGKSLEGTLNKMFNEYKSKMATNKKRDEGRDKRWEENVSQVHPAQLLRMQFEKDIGLILSDGSASDLEEYLSEKPKTYSCSDGFDILEWWKNNSMRFPVLSQMARDILAFPISTVASESAFSTCGRVLNDFRSSLTSKMVEALICAQDWMRKTVKAISVEEDPEEMR; translated from the coding sequence ATGTTTGTCATTAGAACGGAAAAGTTGGGTAAGTTTAACAAGTATTGGGGAGATCCAAACAAAATGaacaattttttatttattgcggtggtactagatccaaggcacaagTTACAATTTGTGGTGTATATGTTGAAGCACATGTATGGAGAAGAGGcggcggggggggggggggggtcaATGGGAAAGTCATTAGAAGGGacattgaacaaaatgttcaatGAATACAAATCTAAAATGGCAACGAACAAaaaaagagatgaaggtagagaTAAAAGATGGGAAGAAAATGTTAGCCAAGTGCATCCAGCTCAATTGTTGAGGATGCAATTTGAGAAAGATattggattgattttaagtgatgGTAGTGCATCGGATTTGGAGGAATATTTGAGTGAAAAACCAAAAACATATAGTTGTTCGGATGGGTTTGATATATTAGAGTGGTGGAAGAATAATTCAATGAGATTTCCTGTTTTATCTCAAATGGCTCGAGATATTTTAGCTTTTCCAATATCCACGGTAGCTTCGGAATCGGCTTTTAGCACGTGTGGTAGAGTTCTCAATGATTTTAGGAGTTCCCTAACATCTAAAATGGTTGAAGCACTTATTTGTGCTCAAGATTGGATGAGAAAGACCGTA